In a genomic window of beta proteobacterium MWH-UniP1:
- a CDS encoding ABC transporter permease, translating to MPLSKTGTVAAPQPRLPSGSGAMALLHKETMRFVKVSAQTILAPVVSSLLFLLIFGYLLNGRVEPHPGISYTAFLLPGLVMMTLQQNAFANTSSSLTQSKMTGNLVFLLLSPMRPWEWFVGYIGGAVMRGLACGAGVWAVGVFVAPEMPHSVIWTLVFAVLACVILAALGFIAGLWAEKWDHVSVFQNFVINPLTMLAGVFYSVNQLPPIWQAISHLNPFFYLIDGFRFGIHGVADVSPWVSLGISASAAGALTLLTLKLIASGWKLRG from the coding sequence ATGCCGCTTTCTAAGACCGGAACTGTGGCAGCGCCCCAGCCGCGTTTGCCCAGCGGCTCTGGGGCCATGGCCCTGCTGCACAAAGAAACCATGCGGTTTGTAAAGGTGTCGGCACAAACCATTCTTGCACCGGTCGTCTCAAGCCTATTGTTCTTGCTCATTTTTGGCTATTTGTTAAATGGCCGCGTGGAGCCCCACCCCGGCATTAGCTACACCGCATTTTTGCTGCCTGGCTTGGTCATGATGACCCTGCAGCAAAACGCGTTTGCGAACACCAGCTCCAGTCTTACGCAAAGCAAAATGACCGGAAACCTGGTGTTTCTCTTGCTGTCTCCCATGCGGCCATGGGAGTGGTTTGTCGGCTATATCGGCGGCGCCGTCATGCGGGGGCTTGCTTGCGGTGCTGGTGTCTGGGCAGTGGGGGTGTTCGTTGCACCTGAGATGCCGCACTCCGTGATCTGGACACTCGTCTTCGCAGTGCTCGCCTGTGTGATTCTTGCAGCGCTCGGTTTTATCGCAGGACTATGGGCCGAGAAATGGGATCATGTCTCGGTCTTTCAGAACTTCGTAATCAACCCACTCACCATGCTGGCCGGTGTGTTTTATTCGGTCAACCAACTACCGCCCATCTGGCAGGCGATTAGCCACCTGAACCCGTTTTTCTATCTGATTGATGGCTTTCGATTCGGCATTCATGGCGTGGCCGATGTGTCACCCTGGGTCAGCCTTGGCATTTCTGCGTCTGCCGCCGGTGCGCTGACCCTGCTCACACTGAAATTGATCGCGTCTGGCTGGAAGCTTCGCGGCTAA
- the pyrF gene encoding orotidine-5'-phosphate decarboxylase codes for MNFLSRLEHAWDTQQSMLCVGLDPDPTKFPPPLKALAEQDPVAAIEAFCRGIIEATAPFCAAFKPQIAYFASSRAEAALERLSVFVRDHYPHHIWLLDAKRGDIGSTAEHYAKEAYIRYQADAVTVNPYMGTDSLMPYLQYESRGIFVLCRTSNAGGDDFQMLSTNHHPLYMEVAKQASERWNQHQQVGLVVGATYPKEIEAVRYMAKTLPLLIPGIGAQGGDLVATVHAGKTANGGMLINSSRAIIYAGHNDHWQDAAAQAARQTKDDINAAF; via the coding sequence ATGAACTTTCTATCGCGCCTTGAACACGCCTGGGACACCCAACAGTCCATGCTCTGCGTGGGCCTTGACCCCGACCCCACCAAGTTTCCCCCCCCCCTTAAAGCACTGGCCGAACAAGATCCGGTGGCGGCCATTGAGGCATTCTGTCGGGGAATCATAGAAGCCACAGCGCCCTTTTGCGCGGCTTTCAAACCACAAATCGCCTACTTTGCGTCTAGCCGCGCAGAGGCCGCCTTAGAACGTTTATCCGTTTTTGTGCGCGATCACTATCCCCACCATATTTGGCTCCTAGATGCCAAACGCGGCGACATTGGCAGCACCGCTGAACATTACGCCAAAGAGGCCTATATCCGCTATCAGGCCGATGCCGTCACCGTGAACCCCTATATGGGCACGGACAGTCTCATGCCCTATCTGCAGTATGAGAGCCGGGGCATCTTTGTGCTGTGCCGAACATCCAATGCAGGTGGCGATGATTTTCAGATGCTGTCCACCAACCACCACCCGCTGTATATGGAAGTAGCGAAACAGGCCTCCGAGCGTTGGAATCAACATCAACAGGTTGGGCTGGTGGTGGGTGCAACCTATCCAAAAGAGATCGAGGCTGTGCGGTATATGGCCAAGACATTGCCGTTACTCATTCCCGGCATCGGTGCCCAGGGTGGCGATTTAGTCGCCACGGTGCATGCTGGCAAAACCGCCAATGGCGGCATGCTGATCAATTCTTCCCGAGCAATCATTTACGCAGGCCACAACGATCACTGGCAAGACGCTGCTGCCCAGGCCGCACGCCAAACCAAAGATGACATCAATGCCGCTTTCTAA
- the groL gene encoding chaperonin GroEL (60 kDa chaperone family; promotes refolding of misfolded polypeptides especially under stressful conditions; forms two stacked rings of heptamers to form a barrel-shaped 14mer; ends can be capped by GroES; misfolded proteins enter the barrel where they are refolded when GroES binds), translating into MAAKQVMFSDDARHKMVAGVNILANAVKVTLGPKGRNVVLERSFGSPTVTKDGVSVAKEIELKDKFENMGAQMVKEVASKTSDTAGDGTTTATVLAQAIVREGMKFVAAGMNPMDLKRGIDKAVTAITEELKKISKPCTTSKEIAQVGAISANSDQEIGDIISQAMEKVGKEGVITVEDGKSLNNELDVVEGMQFDRGYLSPYFINNPEKQIAVLEDPFVLLHDKKISNIRELLPVLEQVAKAGRPLLIVAEEVEGEALATLVVNNMRGILKTVAVKAPGFGDRRKAMLEDMAILTGGTVISEETGMTLEKAGLQELGRAKRVEIGKENTTIIDGAGDAKNIEARVKQIRIQIEEATSDYDREKLQERVAKLAGGVAVIRVGAATEVEMKEKKARVEDALHATRAAVEEGIVAGGGVALLRARAAVNVKGSNPDQDAGIKIVMRAVEEPLRQIVANCGEEPSVVVNKVLEGKGNTGYNAGTGEYGDMLAMGVVDPTKVTRTALQNAASVAALMLTTDCMVAEAPADDKAGGMPGGMGGMGGMGGMGDMGM; encoded by the coding sequence ATGGCTGCTAAACAAGTGATGTTTAGTGATGATGCCCGCCACAAGATGGTGGCTGGTGTAAATATTTTGGCAAACGCAGTAAAAGTCACCCTGGGCCCCAAAGGCCGTAACGTCGTGCTCGAGCGCTCGTTTGGCTCGCCCACCGTTACCAAAGACGGTGTGTCCGTTGCCAAGGAAATCGAACTGAAAGACAAGTTCGAAAACATGGGCGCACAGATGGTGAAAGAAGTTGCTTCGAAGACCTCTGACACCGCAGGTGACGGCACCACAACCGCAACCGTATTAGCACAAGCCATCGTTCGCGAAGGCATGAAGTTCGTTGCCGCCGGCATGAACCCGATGGACCTGAAGCGCGGCATCGACAAGGCCGTGACTGCCATCACCGAAGAACTCAAGAAAATCAGCAAGCCATGCACCACTTCCAAAGAAATCGCCCAGGTGGGCGCGATTTCCGCCAACTCCGATCAAGAAATCGGCGACATCATTTCGCAAGCCATGGAAAAAGTTGGCAAGGAAGGCGTGATTACCGTCGAAGACGGCAAGTCGCTGAACAACGAGCTTGACGTCGTTGAGGGTATGCAGTTTGACCGCGGTTATCTGTCACCCTACTTCATCAACAACCCCGAAAAGCAGATCGCTGTTTTGGAAGATCCGTTCGTGCTGCTGCATGACAAGAAGATCTCCAACATCCGCGAGCTACTGCCCGTGCTCGAGCAAGTCGCAAAGGCTGGCCGTCCGCTCTTGATCGTTGCCGAAGAAGTTGAAGGCGAAGCCTTGGCCACTCTGGTGGTGAACAACATGCGCGGCATTCTGAAGACCGTTGCTGTGAAGGCCCCTGGCTTTGGCGATCGTCGCAAGGCCATGCTCGAAGACATGGCCATCCTGACCGGCGGCACCGTGATCTCGGAAGAGACCGGCATGACCCTGGAAAAAGCAGGCCTGCAGGAATTGGGCCGTGCCAAGCGCGTTGAAATCGGTAAAGAAAACACCACCATCATCGACGGCGCAGGCGATGCCAAAAACATCGAAGCACGTGTCAAGCAGATTCGCATCCAAATCGAAGAAGCCACCAGCGACTACGATCGTGAAAAACTCCAAGAGCGTGTTGCAAAACTCGCTGGCGGTGTTGCCGTGATCCGCGTAGGTGCTGCCACCGAAGTGGAAATGAAAGAGAAAAAGGCCCGTGTTGAAGACGCACTCCACGCAACTCGCGCTGCTGTTGAAGAAGGCATCGTGGCGGGTGGTGGTGTAGCTCTGCTGCGCGCCCGCGCTGCCGTTAACGTCAAGGGCAGCAACCCCGACCAAGACGCTGGCATCAAGATTGTGATGCGTGCCGTTGAAGAGCCCCTGCGCCAGATCGTGGCCAACTGTGGCGAAGAGCCCAGTGTTGTGGTCAACAAGGTTCTGGAAGGCAAAGGCAACACCGGCTACAACGCAGGCACTGGCGAATACGGCGACATGCTGGCCATGGGTGTAGTGGATCCCACCAAAGTGACCCGCACTGCCCTGCAAAACGCTGCCTCCGTTGCAGCCCTGATGCTCACCACCGACTGCATGGTGGCCGAGGCCCCTGCCGACGACAAGGCAGGCGGTATGCCCGGCGGTATGGGTGGCATGGGCGGTATGGGTGGTATGGGAGACATGGGAATGTAA
- the groES gene encoding co-chaperone GroES: MKLRPLHDRLVVKRLDNERKTSSGIVIPDNAAEKPDQGEVLAVGNGKILEDGKVRALDVKVGDKVLFGKYSGQSVKVDGEELLVLREDDVMAVIA, translated from the coding sequence ATGAAATTGCGTCCCCTGCACGACCGCCTCGTGGTCAAACGCCTCGACAACGAGCGCAAAACCTCTTCGGGCATCGTGATTCCCGACAACGCCGCCGAAAAGCCTGATCAGGGCGAAGTGCTGGCCGTTGGCAACGGAAAAATCCTGGAAGACGGCAAAGTCCGCGCACTTGATGTCAAAGTCGGCGACAAGGTTCTCTTTGGCAAGTACTCCGGCCAGTCCGTCAAGGTCGACGGCGAAGAGCTGCTGGTGCTGCGTGAAGATGATGTGATGGCCGTGATTGCCTAA
- a CDS encoding TraR/DksA C4-type zinc finger protein produces the protein MALEKNENYFELTDDSDRASAIEAQFNEDALEEARRKTAPETSPDFDGKHCIECGEKIPAARLKLQKIRCIDCQSLREQKTKFFGG, from the coding sequence ATGGCACTAGAGAAAAACGAGAACTACTTCGAGTTGACCGACGACAGCGATCGCGCATCGGCCATCGAGGCTCAGTTCAACGAGGACGCCCTGGAAGAGGCCCGCCGTAAGACTGCGCCTGAGACCAGCCCCGACTTTGACGGCAAACATTGCATTGAATGCGGGGAGAAGATCCCTGCCGCCCGGCTCAAGCTTCAGAAGATCCGCTGTATCGACTGCCAGTCCCTGCGCGAGCAAAAAACCAAGTTTTTCGGGGGTTAA
- the dacB gene encoding D-alanyl-D-alanine carboxypeptidase/D-alanyl-D-alanine-endopeptidase, protein MTINARLGLLVLLGLLPGWVWAQFSPKIQLAPLPAEIRKELAMVGLPESAWSAVVLPLPARVLIGSEVRGFGLNAELPMNPASVMKLVTTRAALGVLGPGFRHRTRIATTGRLEGHTLKGDLFFQGGGDPKLVVEDLDEIVQRLRAIGVEKIEGHLVIDGTRFAEPEVDPGAFDRKPNSTYNVGPHAAMVNFKSVKISVWPESNLRVRVVTEPKIPDPELKTRVQLVDGDCRRSQVSARMEGDQKILVSGVMGRQCRGLDFYVSLMDHARFAYTAFKSAWETAGGSIKAGLQVGATPTHARTLVDWESPRPLIELVADINKMSNNPMTRQLFLNLSANGSGPATREASGRVVRQYLASRGLVFPELVMDNGSGLSRDERISAESLARLLTDALMEPNASDWIATLPMVGIEGTVKNRMRNSLLEGKAWVKTGTLNNVRALAGYVRSAEERWVILVVMVNHPEASRARPAMDSLIKWAYTYY, encoded by the coding sequence GTGACAATAAACGCACGTCTTGGCCTTTTGGTGCTCCTGGGCCTTCTGCCCGGCTGGGTCTGGGCCCAGTTTTCCCCGAAGATCCAGCTCGCGCCTTTGCCAGCGGAGATTCGTAAAGAGCTGGCCATGGTGGGGCTGCCAGAGTCTGCATGGAGCGCGGTGGTCTTACCGCTTCCGGCCCGCGTGTTGATTGGGTCAGAGGTGCGCGGCTTCGGGTTAAACGCAGAACTGCCGATGAATCCGGCATCGGTCATGAAGCTGGTGACCACTCGCGCAGCACTTGGTGTATTGGGACCAGGCTTTCGCCACCGCACCCGCATTGCCACCACCGGCCGGCTAGAGGGGCACACCCTGAAGGGGGACTTGTTTTTTCAGGGGGGTGGGGACCCTAAGCTTGTTGTTGAAGATCTTGATGAGATCGTTCAGCGGCTGCGGGCCATTGGGGTGGAAAAAATTGAGGGCCACCTGGTCATTGACGGCACGCGATTTGCAGAGCCCGAGGTGGATCCAGGTGCTTTCGACCGTAAGCCCAACTCGACTTACAACGTTGGGCCGCATGCGGCCATGGTGAACTTCAAGTCGGTCAAGATTTCAGTCTGGCCAGAGTCGAATCTGCGGGTGCGGGTGGTGACCGAGCCCAAAATTCCCGACCCAGAATTAAAGACCAGGGTGCAGCTGGTCGATGGTGACTGTCGGCGGTCTCAGGTCTCTGCCCGCATGGAGGGAGATCAGAAAATTCTGGTCAGTGGGGTGATGGGCCGCCAGTGTCGCGGCCTGGACTTCTATGTCAGTCTGATGGATCACGCCCGGTTTGCTTACACGGCGTTTAAGTCGGCCTGGGAAACGGCTGGGGGCAGCATTAAGGCGGGCCTGCAGGTGGGGGCCACGCCAACGCACGCCAGAACACTGGTGGATTGGGAGTCGCCCAGGCCCTTGATTGAGTTGGTGGCCGACATCAATAAGATGAGCAACAACCCAATGACCCGCCAGCTTTTTCTTAATCTGTCGGCCAATGGGAGCGGCCCCGCCACCCGAGAGGCCTCGGGCCGGGTGGTGCGGCAGTACCTGGCATCCCGTGGCCTTGTTTTTCCAGAGCTGGTCATGGACAACGGGTCTGGGTTGAGTCGTGATGAGCGCATCTCGGCCGAGAGTCTGGCCAGACTTCTGACCGACGCCCTGATGGAGCCCAATGCCTCGGACTGGATTGCAACCCTGCCGATGGTGGGTATTGAGGGCACGGTTAAAAATCGGATGCGCAATAGTCTGTTGGAGGGCAAGGCCTGGGTGAAGACCGGAACTTTGAATAACGTCCGGGCTCTGGCAGGCTATGTCCGGTCGGCCGAGGAGCGATGGGTGATTTTGGTCGTGATGGTGAATCACCCCGAGGCGTCTCGGGCCCGCCCGGCCATGGACTCTTTGATTAAGTGGGCCTACACTTACTATTAA
- a CDS encoding transglycosylase SLT domain-containing protein: MTDPNQTSPSMMQGWESFKQRTAAFVVVGLLALSTLLTPAGRERLGAWTALALEALSPTQMTSVFSALPTNLTVEQRRVARWIANHHRVSMDAIEQLVARSFDVAHANRLDPYLLLAVISIESGFNPLAESQVGAVGLMQIMPKVHADKFRALGGEKLALDPWINMQVGAQILREYIDRFGSEVAALRAYVGVAPDQASEYPERIQRVRDRILAAALGRVLA; encoded by the coding sequence ATGACTGATCCTAACCAGACGAGCCCCAGCATGATGCAGGGCTGGGAGTCCTTCAAACAGCGGACCGCAGCCTTTGTGGTGGTTGGGCTGCTTGCACTGTCGACATTGTTGACGCCCGCTGGCCGCGAACGCCTTGGCGCCTGGACGGCCCTGGCCTTAGAGGCCTTATCGCCCACTCAGATGACCTCGGTGTTTTCTGCCTTGCCCACCAATCTGACCGTAGAGCAACGCCGGGTTGCCAGATGGATCGCCAATCATCACCGGGTTTCGATGGACGCTATTGAGCAGTTGGTCGCCCGGAGTTTTGATGTGGCCCATGCCAACCGGCTGGATCCCTACCTTCTGTTAGCCGTGATATCGATCGAGTCAGGCTTTAACCCCTTGGCGGAGAGCCAGGTGGGGGCGGTTGGCCTGATGCAGATCATGCCCAAGGTCCATGCGGACAAGTTCAGGGCCCTGGGGGGCGAGAAGTTGGCCTTGGACCCCTGGATCAATATGCAGGTCGGCGCGCAGATCCTGCGGGAATACATCGATCGTTTTGGCTCAGAGGTCGCAGCCCTGCGGGCTTATGTTGGTGTGGCGCCGGATCAGGCGAGCGAGTACCCCGAGCGTATACAGCGGGTGCGCGACCGTATTTTGGCGGCGGCCCTGGGCCGTGTGCTGGCCTAA
- a CDS encoding CoA transferase: MNSLPNTHYGPGPLAGIKVLELAQIMAGPTAGMMLADMGADVIKVEKIPAGDDSRGYREPRVNGVSAPFLVLNRNKRGVALDLKNPKGRDVLKRMVQQADVLTENYRMGTMEKLGLGYDELKKINPGLIYAAVSGYGRTGPLAEKPGFDLIAQGFSGLMSITGHPGGPPAKTGNSVADINGGILTCVGILAALIHKMKTGEGQFVETSLMEAAMQQTYWQAAMFFATGLSAKPLGSAHPLTAPYQAFRTKDGYVNIGGANQPNWERIAETLGHPEWKTDPRFETNSLRLQNNELLAAEIEKVLAHQTTDHWIAAFDAAGVPAGPVNSIEQAFTHPQAIAREMVVETDHPTAGRVKGVGHPIKFGGLPRPEPKAAPELGQHSSEVLKEFGFSDDEIQTLIAEKVIQQA; encoded by the coding sequence ATGAACTCATTACCCAACACCCACTATGGTCCCGGCCCACTGGCTGGTATTAAGGTTTTAGAACTTGCCCAGATCATGGCGGGCCCAACGGCGGGCATGATGCTTGCCGACATGGGCGCCGATGTCATCAAGGTTGAAAAAATTCCAGCAGGGGATGACTCCCGTGGCTATCGCGAGCCCCGCGTCAATGGTGTGTCGGCACCTTTTTTGGTGCTGAATCGCAATAAGCGCGGTGTGGCACTTGATTTAAAAAACCCAAAAGGCCGCGATGTTCTGAAACGCATGGTGCAACAGGCCGATGTGCTCACCGAAAACTATCGTATGGGCACGATGGAAAAACTTGGCCTGGGCTATGACGAGCTCAAAAAAATAAATCCCGGTTTAATTTACGCCGCGGTCTCTGGCTATGGCCGCACCGGCCCCTTGGCCGAAAAGCCGGGGTTCGATCTGATTGCTCAGGGCTTTAGTGGGCTCATGAGCATTACCGGCCACCCCGGTGGCCCACCCGCGAAAACCGGTAACTCGGTGGCTGATATCAACGGCGGCATTCTGACGTGCGTGGGTATCTTGGCGGCGCTGATTCACAAGATGAAGACTGGCGAAGGTCAATTCGTTGAGACCTCACTCATGGAAGCAGCCATGCAGCAGACCTACTGGCAGGCCGCCATGTTTTTTGCAACAGGCTTATCCGCCAAACCGCTGGGCTCAGCCCATCCGCTGACTGCACCCTATCAGGCCTTTCGCACCAAAGACGGCTACGTGAATATCGGTGGCGCCAATCAGCCCAACTGGGAGCGGATCGCTGAGACACTCGGCCACCCCGAATGGAAAACCGATCCACGCTTTGAGACCAACTCGTTACGCCTACAAAACAATGAACTCTTGGCAGCTGAGATTGAGAAAGTCTTAGCCCACCAAACCACCGACCATTGGATTGCGGCATTTGATGCAGCAGGTGTTCCGGCAGGCCCCGTCAATTCAATTGAGCAGGCGTTTACGCATCCGCAGGCGATTGCCCGTGAGATGGTGGTCGAGACTGACCACCCGACTGCCGGTCGAGTCAAGGGAGTGGGCCACCCGATCAAATTTGGCGGGCTACCGCGGCCCGAACCCAAGGCCGCGCCAGAGCTTGGCCAGCACTCCAGCGAGGTTCTAAAGGAATTCGGGTTTAGCGACGATGAGATTCAAACCCTGATCGCCGAGAAAGTCATTCAACAGGCCTAA
- a CDS encoding enoyl-CoA hydratase-related protein, with protein MSNILLQSREGHVVTLTINRPEKLNAMTKPLWQALGDAFTELSADDHVRCIIVRGAGEKSFSPGNDISEFENERANKQQAIAYGEIMHRTVHAIQNCRHPIIAQIHGICVGGGMEIASLADIRICGESSRFGAPIKNLGLVMAYSEMAPIADLLGTSKALEILLEGRIFDAQEALRIGMVSRVVPDADVAKEAKETAERVAAGAPLVARWHKKFARRLADPKPLTAAERDECFDCFDTEDFQIGYKAFLAKQPPEFIGR; from the coding sequence ATGTCTAATATTCTGTTGCAATCCCGTGAGGGTCATGTCGTGACCCTCACGATCAATCGGCCAGAAAAACTCAACGCCATGACCAAGCCGCTTTGGCAGGCCCTTGGTGATGCGTTTACCGAACTTTCCGCCGATGACCATGTTCGCTGCATTATTGTGCGTGGTGCCGGAGAAAAATCCTTCTCACCCGGCAATGACATAAGCGAATTTGAAAACGAACGCGCCAACAAACAACAGGCCATCGCCTACGGCGAGATCATGCACCGCACGGTGCATGCCATTCAAAACTGCCGCCACCCCATCATTGCCCAGATTCATGGCATCTGCGTGGGTGGGGGCATGGAGATTGCTTCACTTGCCGACATTCGCATCTGCGGCGAATCCAGCCGTTTCGGCGCGCCGATTAAAAATCTCGGGCTGGTGATGGCCTATAGCGAGATGGCCCCGATTGCAGATCTTCTTGGCACATCCAAGGCTCTGGAAATTTTGTTGGAAGGCCGAATCTTTGATGCGCAAGAAGCCCTGCGTATCGGCATGGTCTCGCGCGTGGTGCCCGATGCTGATGTGGCCAAAGAAGCCAAAGAAACTGCTGAGCGTGTTGCCGCTGGTGCCCCATTGGTTGCCCGCTGGCACAAAAAGTTTGCACGCCGCTTGGCCGATCCCAAACCACTAACCGCTGCAGAGCGCGACGAGTGCTTCGATTGTTTTGACACCGAAGATTTTCAAATCGGCTACAAAGCCTTTCTTGCCAAACAGCCCCCGGAATTTATTGGCCGATAA
- a CDS encoding aminotransferase class V-fold PLP-dependent enzyme: MPAINPRSSLNRIGQGRHFLQIPGPTNVPDRVLRAIDFPTIDHRGPEFGKLGLRILEAIKPVFGTKNPVIIYPGSGTGAWEAALVNTLSAGDHVLMVETGQFASLWKKLAEKLGLKPEFIPGNWRRGVDATVIEKRLKEDSSHSIKAVCVVHNETSTGVTSDIAAVRRAMDAAKHPALLLVDTISSMGSVEFRHDEWGVDVTIAGSQKGMMLPPGISFNAISDKAIEASKKSTLPKAYWAWDEILVSNKTGYWPTTPATNILYGLAEALDMFYEEGLDNIYARHKRHAEATRRAVKAWGLEILCENPAEYSPVLTAVVMPKKPDGTHYNADDFRRLVLEKFNMSLGTGLAKLQGWVFRIGHLGDFNDLTLLGTLGGVEMGLAAAGIPHQKGGVQAAIDYLAKA, from the coding sequence ATGCCCGCCATCAACCCCCGTTCATCACTCAACCGCATTGGGCAGGGCCGCCATTTCCTGCAGATTCCAGGCCCCACCAATGTGCCGGATCGCGTGCTACGGGCCATCGACTTCCCGACCATTGACCACCGGGGGCCGGAGTTCGGCAAGCTTGGGCTGCGTATTCTGGAAGCCATCAAACCCGTCTTTGGCACCAAGAACCCCGTGATCATCTACCCGGGCTCTGGCACCGGCGCCTGGGAAGCGGCCTTGGTCAACACCCTATCTGCAGGGGACCATGTGCTCATGGTCGAGACCGGCCAATTCGCCAGCCTGTGGAAAAAGCTGGCCGAAAAGCTGGGCCTAAAGCCCGAGTTCATTCCCGGCAATTGGCGCCGTGGTGTTGACGCAACCGTCATTGAAAAACGGCTAAAAGAAGACAGCAGTCACAGCATCAAGGCAGTCTGCGTCGTTCACAACGAAACGTCTACTGGTGTGACTTCTGACATTGCCGCCGTCCGTCGTGCAATGGATGCCGCAAAACACCCTGCACTCCTATTGGTCGACACCATCTCATCCATGGGCAGTGTGGAATTCCGTCATGACGAATGGGGTGTCGACGTGACCATTGCCGGCTCACAAAAAGGCATGATGCTGCCGCCAGGCATTTCGTTTAATGCCATCAGCGACAAAGCCATTGAAGCCAGCAAGAAATCAACACTGCCCAAGGCCTATTGGGCATGGGATGAAATTCTTGTGTCCAATAAAACTGGCTATTGGCCAACGACTCCGGCCACCAACATTTTGTATGGCCTGGCCGAGGCACTCGACATGTTTTATGAAGAAGGCTTAGACAATATCTATGCCCGTCACAAACGCCATGCCGAGGCCACTCGCCGTGCAGTCAAAGCATGGGGCTTAGAGATTCTTTGTGAAAACCCTGCGGAATACAGCCCCGTGCTGACCGCCGTGGTCATGCCCAAAAAACCAGATGGCACCCACTACAACGCCGATGATTTCCGTCGACTCGTTCTTGAGAAATTCAACATGTCGTTGGGCACGGGATTGGCCAAGCTGCAGGGCTGGGTGTTCCGTATTGGTCACTTGGGGGACTTCAACGATTTAACGTTGCTGGGTACTTTGGGCGGTGTTGAAATGGGCCTGGCCGCTGCTGGCATTCCCCATCAAAAAGGGGGGGTGCAGGCAGCGATTGATTATTTGGCCAAGGCCTAA